In Pyxicephalus adspersus chromosome 10, UCB_Pads_2.0, whole genome shotgun sequence, the DNA window ttttttcaaaagaaaaaaaaacaatcatgtcTATTTTGTGTCCAGGGGATGGAATGGTCAGGTATGAGTCATTGGTATCCCAGAGCAGAAGCTGTTGTAAGTCTTTGCCCATAGAGTGCATAGGGGGAGTAGTAGTGTCCTGTGGCTGCTGGCACTGGCACGGGGGCACCACCTGAAGGGAGGGGGCTCTTGGAATAAGGGTGGTAGCGGCTGCTGCTGAGTCCCAAGGGGTGGTGGTGAGGGCTACGTAGAGTCAGAGGGCTAGGAGAGGCCCCTGTAGGGGGCATGTGCATGTGACAAGCCATAGCAGCAGCGGCCAGGGACGAAGAGCTGGGGTATCCAGGCAACAATTTGTCCGCGGAGCCTGGGAAGGCTGTGTGTGTCCGCAGGTGGCCGAGCAGTTCCTCGGAGGTGGAGAAGCGCTTGTCACAGGGGCCTGTGGCGGAAACCCAGTTACATACATGGGGCAAGGGGTCATTGGGAAGCATGAAACCATAGGGGTAGAGCGGGTGCCCGGGTAGAGAAGGGGGTGATACCCCGTGGAGGGCGTGGCTGGGGTACACCAATGGGTATCCAGATTTAAGGTCATGTGCACAGGTCGCGCTGGCACCCAGCTGAGAGGCGCAGTGGTAGCTGAGGCAGTAGGGGTCCCGACACAGGCTGGCAGTCATTACAGAGGGTGGCGATGCCCCTGTCAGGGGGCTGGAGGCAGCTGACTTGCTGGAGCAGCCTAAGCTACTTAGCTGGGCACCCACTAGGGAGTTGCCCTTGGTGGGGTCCAAGGAGACTCCGTGTGCCAGGAACTGAGGAGGGTAGCCGGCGTAGGCTCCGGCCAGGGTGCCAGGGTAGGACATGCCAGCTGGGGGCAGAGGAAACACCGTGTGGCCTGGCTTGTAGGGTGACACCGGGGCCACCAGACCGGATCCCAACACTGAGCCAGATGAACCGGAGGAAGAGGAGACcggggtgggggagggggcagcGGAGAGGCTCTTACAGCCCGCGGAGCCGTCCTGGTGAGTCTGCGGTAGCTCTGCGCTCAGCCTCCCATGCCGTCCGCTCTCAGAAGAGCCGCTCTTCGTACATTGATCCGTTTCTTTCTTGTCCGAGCTCTCCCCCGAGGATTTAGGCTCTGAGGTAGGTGGAGGGGTGCGGGGGGAGCCGGGGCTGCCAGTCCGAGGGGTAAAAGGTGGGCATGCGGCGCTGGGCACCCGGAATCCGGATTTATCGGCCGAGCTGCCCTCCTTCTTGTCGGGTGGCTTGGAGTACGGCTTGAAGCTGGACTTGTCCTCCGCACCGATGTCACTCAGCTTCAGCGGACCGCTCTTGGCCTCCTTATCTGACCCGGCCGAGGAGCCGGTCACCGAGGACAGCTTGGACGGAGCCGGGTCCGGCTTACCGATCTGGGAGCAAGTCTGGGCCAGCAGGGCGAGGGGGCTCTTCTTGGCATCCAGCTGTTCAAACAGACAAAGGCAGGTCAGAGGAGGGTAACAGCCCAAAATGTGCACATCACGTGatatatcaatattataatatacacataaaacatcTATAATGTATGAGGATCACATAGTCAAACTGAAAATCATGTCAGGTATAGCCCAAAATTGGCACCCCCAGATAGATTGGATTTCCTACTAATCGGCCGGTGTAGGGATCTCTTATTTATTATCGGCCGGTGTAgggatcttttatttattatcgGCCGGTGTAgggatcttttatttattatcgGCCGGTGTAgggatcttttatttattatcgGTGGGTGTAgggatcttttatttattatcgGTGGGTGTAgggatcttttatttattatcgGTGCGTGTAGGGATCACAGGGTGAGCGCATTGCTGAGGAATTCAGGTGAGCAGACAGATGATGGTGAGGTCATTGCTGGGTGATTTCTGTCCTCTCTGCACACAATGGGAGGGATTGCCAGGCAAACTTTGTCCCCAGATATAatgacatataatataatatcatataatGTCAAATAATATAATGTCATACATGGTGACTGATCGGGCACTGCACCtcattatatatttctatacgATCTATACATGGGTGTAAATAGATCCGATGTATGAGCAATCACAGAAGTGTGCTGAGTTTGGGGATCAGATAAATGATTGGGGGTTATATGGGGAGATAAATGGGGGGAATCAGAGAACACAAGTCTGGGGGTTCCGAGAATGTGATGATGTAAAGGAGGAATATTATATAGGGGGGTCAGATAGGGTGATAGAGCCCGGGGGGCACACAAGTTGGGGGTGCAGTGTATACATCACACAATTTGTATTTATATCGGGGGGTCGGATTGGGGACACACAAGTATTTAGGGTAAGGAGGATAAATATGAGGAATATATTGCAGTGCCAGGGTATAGGGGATCAGATACAAATATGGGGGGGTTGGCACACACATGTAATGGGGGAATTGCACATTGGGGGTAGCACTCACCTCTATAGGGCTGACCGGGGTGGATGGCAGGGGTTGGAGGTACTCGGGGTGCAGGATGTGTCCGCTCCGAGCCGTCAACATTTTCAGTACTTTGATGGGCAGGCGGGCGGCCTGGCGCTGGGGGTCGGTGGGGGGCACCGGGTGGGTAAAGGCTCTGTGCCCAGGTCGGGGAGGAGATCCCTCGCTAGATATCCCCGAGCTGTCTCCGATCTCCCGGGTTGCCGGACTCTGATGACTTCCAGAAGCCAATGGCGGGCTGATCATGTCCCCCGGACAGGCATTGGTGGTGCAGGTGGGGGCCCCAGGTAGACGTGCAGGTAATATAGAATAGTATTAATCCCGGCACACGATatccagtgtgtgtgtgtgataagATCCGATCGCACGGCGATGAGCAATCCAATGCAAGTGACGGTCGGGAATCCTCAGCAGTCCCGGAGCCGCTCCTGGTCCGTAGTGTAGCGCAGCCGCCAGACTTCTGCCAACCAACTCACTCCGATCCGCTCGGCACTCCGCGCACATTAAAGGCTTTGCCGCCTTCCAATCAAATGGGACCCCGAGGTGATTGGAGGGTCAAGGGGATGTGACGTCCCCCCCCCTCTCCTCTttcttctcccccctcctccgCCTGGTGGTATCGCCTCTCTGCTCAAAGCTCAGGGTTTAGCTGTACATTTTATGCTTCGTGTCCCCGCCCGCTCTCTATTTCTGCAATCCTTTTCCGGTCTCCTTTTAGAGGACTAAGCTTCCAATAATGACAAATATAGTGTTCAATAAATGTGACATAATCAGAATGTCAGACTGGAAATAATTTATAGAGCACTTATGTGTTCCAAATTCTTTACAAGATTCCCCCTATACTCCACAGGCATCTCAAATGTTTGGATTTCTCCCATCGTTACTCCCAGGGCACAGAAAAGGGTGAATCTGACCAAAGGAAATACCTTAAAGCTCTGTATTTTTGGTTCAATATtataacaatgggcctgatttaataaagccctccaggACATCAAATAGATAcaatatcatgggggaacctgggcgATCccacaaacttggaatggatctggttcaggattgtaaacatttcccaactaatatCAAACGATTTTTAATAACTCTATTCCagaacacccaggttctcatatgaTAGTCTGTCCTTTGACGTATTGGggagtttttaataaatcaggcccaatctgtaATTATACTTATATGAGTGGCCATGGGAAAATGTGGAGATGACACCTAGAAAGCTGCAAAGCTACCACTTACCCTATATTATACCTTTCCTGCCTAATGGTGGTCAACATGTTAGCTTATTTGGTTTGCTGAAGAAAATTGCTATTGGTTGTGTTAATTACGGAACAAGCCCAAAGAAACAATTGTACAGATTTTAGTGTTTCTAACAGAGGTAGTTATAGATCTGATTGCCCCTAACTCTGACCAGTATAGAGCCCAATGTCCCCAGCAGAGGTTATGTCAGATGTCAGTGACCCCAGCAGTAAAGATCTTTGCCTCCCGTCTGTGTGTAGCAgtaagtgttatatatatatatatatatatatatatatatgtgtgtgtgtgtgtgtgtaattgtaagctcttctctgTTGcatctgtctgtattagtctatcatttgcaacccccatttaatgtacagtgctgcgtaatatgttggcactatataaatcccgtttaatattattaatgaaaataacaataataataataatgagtggtaaatatttatatatttctgctttCTGATCCTTGAAAGTAAGTCTAGAACTCTCACGTGCGCATGGAATTCTGTTGGCACTGCAGAGGAGGAGACACTGCTTATGACATCACTCCCCGGGGGTGGAGCTTATAGCTAATTAGAAATAATAAGGAAATCAGTAAATGAAAAGTCTGAAACTTCCTAGTAATATTAACCCATACCCAGAAAGAGAGAATAATAACAGACAGAACCCTAACAATAGATTCTCAGGAGAGAGTTATTATAAAGGGTATCGAAcatatagaatattattatttgaattatGATGAATAATTTTACTAAGCAGtcgttatatagcaccaacatattacatagcgctgtacaataaatagggtatacaaatgacagatacacacAATACACAGGAGCCTGTGTAAAAGGAGCTGACATTATAGGAGTATATTCAGCACAGTATATGCTTTGGAGTCTGATAAAATTGATTCCAGCTCTCTGATTTATCTTCACACATACGAAATTTCTTGAAGTGCAGTATAAGGGGGCGATCGCCGTGATTTTAGTACAAAATTCGCCCTCCTGCAGGATTTCTGCCAAGCGTAGTTTCCTAGAACCACGAATCAGCGCGCGTCCGACCAATCAGAGCGGCTCGCCTTGTGCTGAGGCTGGGGAATGTGCGTGTCACGTGCTCCCAGTATTCGGAGCCTCgctgtcaccttgccgctctccTCCCCTCCATCAATTGTCAATGTGACTCCAGCAGCATCAGTCAGTGATTTGTCAGCCTCTGTCAGTCCGCTCCTGATTTATGTCAGCTTTTGTTGCTGATTACAAGGCTGGTGTGACTTGAAGAGGAGAGGGTGGGGGGTGCTGGGGGCGATCCGTCTGAAAAGAGTCATTCAGTGTAAGGAAATAGATCGTCCGCAGTCCAAACTCCATTTATATGCAGTCCGGGGGCGAACAAGCGGACCTGTATGGGGCTATGGAGGGAGGCAGTTTGGGGGTTAATAGGGGGTCATCACAAGGTCGGGCAAACACCCGCACATGGCCGTGATCACCGGAGGTGTACAGATCGCCCGGACATAATACACAGGGCGATGATCCCGATCCCATTCACCTCAATGACAGCAGCCTGCAATGCTCGGGATGATATTCTGCATTGTGTGTCTTTCTCCTGCCAGCCCTGACTGATTCCTGGGAGGGGGATTAAGATTGACACATCTCCAGAATCCTTGGAATGTCAATAAAACTGACACTTTGTACAAATGATTGCTCCGGATCAAAGAAAACTTCTCCCTCTATTCATCTCAACACAATTATCACAATCCTGCAAGAAACATCCATTTTacaggagctgggccagcacatcCAGGGCTAGGGGAAGGGTGCATGGATGTACCCAGCACGTGACCTTCATGGGGTAGAATTAAGGGAGGGTAATAAATGGAGATTGTATATATTGTAGAGCCTTCCTTACAAGGGGAACTCTTAAATTAACATCTTTAGGGAACCCAGCtctaattattatatccacagatcacagtatattagtgtgctggtcagtgggaaaaatgtcacccttacagatagatcaTTTAATGACTCTGGAGGAACAAACTTGCTGACTGCTCAAGGAAGCCTTAGCAGCCTCTGGAAGAACCGTGGCTGAAAACCCTGGAAAATAGAGAACATAGAAACtgcaacataatataaaatagatataaaataaatgtctgtacACAGAGATACAAAGTATGAAACAACTAAACacaatgtattacaaaatataaaaagaaaagaatatagatCTCTCTGTAGCAGAGAATGCACACacatatgtgcatatatatattcCTGCTATATATTTACCTCCCTATTATATTACcctttatttatacataaataaaaaataaatataaataaaaaataaaataaaataaaaaataagggcTGCAGATAACAAATCAAAGTACAGTGATAAAGGAAGACCCTGACCtatgttattataatatatatatatatatatatatatatatatatatatatatatatatttacttacacctatttatacatatatattatatatatttttttatagtgctTTGTATTACATATACCACATCTGTTAATGTTTGTTAATCTttgacacattttctttttcttgtctgtAGCCCTCTTTCCTTTAATGTGGTGTTTTACACATGGAGACGTGTTAATCTTTTACATTTGTCCCTTGGTGTGACACCAGGGGCCACACAGGGTGGGACAAGTTGGAAAGGTCACAACAAGATGAGGCCCATGTGACCTATAAGCAGCAGGACAAGTGCCACAGGGGGCCTCTGATTGGCTGATCTTGTACCCCTTACCCTGTACCCTTTCATTGCTGTGTAATGATGATTATAAAGTGAGGCCTCTAAGTGgccctaagtttttttttcccccatagaGAGCTGTGTGATGGGAGTGTACAGTGAGACAGATCTCAGGCAATAGATTTGGGATGAGGCTGTAGGAGGGAGGATAAGAGGAGATAATACATACCAGAAGGATGGAAGTGGAGGCTGACAGGCTGGATTTTCCCCTCTGCTCCTCACATAGGGCCTGTTCCTCTACTCTCCCCACATCTCCCTCTTTTGTTGTCAAGTCGAATTGATAAATGAAGTGCAGTAAAAGTCTGCAAAAAAAGCTGAAGCCTTCATTTGTGTTCATTTGCATTAAAGTGCTTGGAACAGCTGTTTTCCTTACAGGACCAGAGAGACTGCTATCTGTTTCCTTGGTGTGTTTGCCCTGCCTCCCGGGGTGAAATATTTAAGATTAATTACTCTAAGGTGGTGGGAGATGTGAGAattgccttttttatgttttaatgggcTGGGGAGAGCCATGGAGAGACTTGACTTGAGAAATTCAGAGGTGAGACAGGGCTTGTATTGCTGTACAAGGGGGTAATTCATCCAGGACCATGGGGTATCCGTACATCACACCCTTCAGCTTCATTCTTGCCTAGGAAGCAATATTCATAGCATCTCATCTTGTACATATGTATGCACCTCGCAATAGGTACAATTCACAAAGCATTAACACAGGGAAAAGAAGCTTCATTTTATCCATATACCTGTAATTTCCAATTTCAAATctctgtgttaaaaaatatattaaaaaacatagatCCTGATCAACATAGTAAATCATCTATATTTACTGAGTGTTTATTTGACAACACTACTTTTCAGTTGTCACTGCTGTCCATTCTGTGTACCACCTTGTCCCTGGTACCTCCAGGCATGACCACTATCTGCCAAGGCCCCCTGATTGTGTATTGTTATCtgaacaatattgtttttaatgatgAGGTGAGACCCACACAGGCCATTCAAACATTCCACCATCATGCAATCTAATGTATGCAcagttaaaacaaaattaaaatacatttctgtttgttttttttagataatatataaaaacaaaaggcCAAAGTTCACACATTCCCTTTCCCTATTTTGGGAAATATATTGTGATTTATGGAGCACCTTTGCTGGTATTTATAGTTTCTTGTTCTGCTAATCATGGCCCCAATTTCAATTAATTATGGTAAAGACTTGACAATTAATTGTCTGCAAAATCGAACATAATTTAATACATGTGTGCCCACTTTTAGGCGTACTTTCTTCATAACCCTTATATAGGGACTCCATGCTAAAATATGCCCTAGCCCCCTAGCTTGGTGCAGAGATGATCATAGCCCCCTAGCTTGGTGCAGAGATGATCATAGCCCCCTAGCTTGGTGCAGAGATGATCATAGCCCCCTAGCTTGGTGCAGAGATGCTCATAGCCCCCTAGGTTGGTGCAGAGATGATCATAGCCCCCTCCTGGGTTGGTGCAGAGACTATCAAAGCCCCCTAGCTTGGTGCAGAGATGATCATAGCCTCCTAGCTTGGTGCAGAGATGGTTATAGCCCCCTAGTTTGGTGCAGGGATGATCATAGCCCCCTGGCTTGGTGCAGAGATGATCATAGCCCCCTGGCTTGGTGCAGAGATGATCATAGCCCCCTAGCTTGGTGCAGAGATGCTCATAGCCTCCTGGGTTGGTGCAGAGACTATCAAAGCCCCCTAGCTTGGTGCAGAGATGATCATAGCCTCCTAGCTTGGTGCAGAGATGGTTATAGCCCCCTAGCCTAGCTTGGTGCAGAGATGGTTATAGCCCCCTAGTTTGGTGCAGGGATGATCATAGCCCCCTGGCTTGGTGGACAGATGATCATAGCCCCCTAGCTTGGTGCACAGATGATCATAGCCCCCTAGTTTGGTGCAGAGATGATCCTAGCCGCCTAGCATGGTGCAGAGGTGATCATAGCCCCCTAGTTTGGTTCAGAGATGATCATAGCCCCCTAGTTGGTGCAGAGATGATCATAGCCCCCTAGCTTGGTGCAGAGATGATCATAGCCCCCTAGCTTGGTGCAGAGATGATCATAGCCCCCTAGCTTGGTGCAGAGATGATCATAGCCCCCTGGCTTGGTGCAGAGATGATCATAGCCCCCTGGCTTGGTGCAGAGATGAGCATGGCCCCTTACTTCTTCCTCTTATCATTCCCCCGGATTGATCTCCTTTGGTACTATTCGCAGGGAGACTTTGTAGTGTTACATTTCACAGAGCAGAAAAAAAGCTGCGAGTGAAGGCAAAATTAATTAGAGAGCTTCCTGGCCTCTTTTACCTACCAGCTATTGCGAAGCATGTCAAGTCGATTTTATTTGCACACAATGGGAATGATTTATTTTCTCTTAGAAAGGAGTGGGCTGGCAGAAATgtgaggatgaaaaaaaaaagtttagaaatgcCTTGAACTATTCACAGTAGAGATGGCTAATCAGTATTGAGACTGGGGGCACTGGGCAGCTGTTTCAATGCGGGTTCTCCTTTCATCTGAAGCTGTATGGAAGCGCTCAATTAAAAGCCTATCAGTTTGTAAGTAAATCAACGCCTATCAAAGTTGTCACATCAAACAAAACGATTATTATTGCAGCCCGCCTACCCTATTAATCTCCTACTTGGATAATCCTCTTGACAGGTCAGGCTGGTGAGAGTGAAAgcctggacaggatctgcctaaTCTGGCCAAGGAGAAACTCAGGGCCAGCAGGGACAGGGATGGCTATGCTGGAAGCCTAAAGGAGACTGGAGAGGAGTTTATACCACATGTAGATTGGAAGCTCTGGGGGTTTCCTGCAAGCGGCAGGGTGCCACTACTACAAGTCTACATATGTCACTTCTTCTGGCTGGGGTAAGAAGTTTACAACCTAGGAAGGGGGTAAGCAGCTAAAATGCTTTCAATGGATGGGGTCAGCTTTATTCTAAAGGAGAATACAAACACATAACAATAGGAACATGCAAGGCTGGACTCAAGCATCATCAATACAAGAAAGGTGTCATCAGAAAACATCCTGGGTGTCCCTTACATGACCCACACAGAAGTTCCTCCTCCAGAAGTTCCTGAGAAATTCCCTGGATGTGGGGATTCTGGACACTTAGTACATCAACCCCAATGGAAGCGCTGGATCACCATCATAGGTGTTATGTGGACCAAATCCGAAGTCACTTCTTTTACAGCTGGAGTCAGACCATCAGTTTGGTGCCCCCAGAAATAGACCTCCACCCCCAATACTGTACAATTACCCCCAGTGCTCTAGGATCTATTCATCTATCTTCCCGTCTCATTATCCACTTTTATCATTTTCCCTTCccatttttaccttattttacttttttattatttcctcttTGTTGTTTCCCTTTGTCCCTCTTCCCATCCTTCTCTCTCCTTCTGTCCCTTCTTTCTGCCTATCTTGTCATCTCTTTCTGTCTCTTTATACGTCTTTATCTCTATCTCTTCTCTGTTCCTCTTTGTTTCTTTCCATCTCTTTCTATCCTTATTTCCCTATCTTTTCCTCTCCCTCTCTGTCTTTTTCCCATCTCTCCTTTTTATCCCATTCCTCTTTTACTCTCTTTCTCTTACTTTCCACCTCTCTCCATTCTCTTTCTCTCCAACCTCCTCCCTTCTCCTTTCAAtcttgctttctctctctctgtctttttCCCATctctcatttttctttcattcctttatttctctctttctcttacttCCCATCACTCTCCATTCTCTTTCTCTTCCaaccttctctctctctctctccttcctcaTCCTCTATCCCATTCCCTCTCTCTTTTCCCCATCCCTCCATTCTTCTCTCCCTTATATGTTCTCCCCATCTCTCTGTATTTCTTCCCTGTGCTGATGTGTAATTTGTACTAATCGATTCGGATAGGAGTTTTTAGATAAAGTGGAAGCAGTGATTTTCAGGGCAGTGTCACAATGCTTCACACCTCTGACAAAGAAAAGCCTCTTTGTTTATTCATTACCTATTGAATTCCTGATACTTTCCCTTGTAACAGAAGTGACAGGACGGCTTCAATGACACTGCTTTATGGTTATCATTTAGCATTTTATTTCcaacctgaaaaaaaagcttttctgttCTCAGACAGCTTGATTGAAAAGCACACATTTCAAAgcataacttttttctttctatttactaTAGAAGCCTTTAGGCTGACTTGGGAAATAATAGCAGGCGAGCACATATTTAGTTACAGCAATCCTTCAAAAGTTCACAAAGTCAAATAAATAAAGAGACAATCTTGACTTTCTGGTCTTAACTTGGTCGTATAGCCCTGCCTGACTTTATGACAAATTGTACAATCCTGTGTTCTATAAGTTCAGATCAGTCCATGCAATGTCACCATAATATTCCTATCAAGAACAAGAAATAAATGTCCCAGGCAGACACACCTCACATCTCTGTTCTCAGCTCTAAATACTGCTACCGAGGTGTGAATGAGACATTTCCATATTGTGGACTGCAGCACACAGCACTCCATgatgatacattattattaatattattattacaacaatGTCCCGGCTGAAACCTGCAAGATGAGGCATGCCAATGGAGGCGATCATTGATGGAgaaattatacatacattatataaatatatttatatatttatttttctacaatatgtacacatagaaaaaaacaacagtgaaaaatatttattcagaaaaaaatgaaaacatgaaaaaatgtacgtaattatttaaaaatattgtacaatatgtaaatatgataaatatatatatatatatatatatatattgcaatgtgtAGGGagattaaaaagaatataatttacatatatattttatattacatatgctatgtataatgtatgtatgtgaatgtatgtatggctatacatatacataaacaaataaaacatatcttaataaatatataggtatatatatacacacacacacatatattttatttatttttttatttatatatatatgtacatacacacctatatatatatatatttatgtatgcattacCCATATAGATATTATAGTAGTCACATAGGTACATAGATGCATATATATACATCTGATGTCTGTGTTGCCTGCTGCATTTATGGCGTGtacacctacctacctacctacctacctgtgTCCAGGTGTAATTAATGTCGTTTTGCATACAGTCATCT includes these proteins:
- the ZNF503 gene encoding zinc finger protein 503; protein product: MISPPLASGSHQSPATREIGDSSGISSEGSPPRPGHRAFTHPVPPTDPQRQAARLPIKVLKMLTARSGHILHPEYLQPLPSTPVSPIELDAKKSPLALLAQTCSQIGKPDPAPSKLSSVTGSSAGSDKEAKSGPLKLSDIGAEDKSSFKPYSKPPDKKEGSSADKSGFRVPSAACPPFTPRTGSPGSPRTPPPTSEPKSSGESSDKKETDQCTKSGSSESGRHGRLSAELPQTHQDGSAGCKSLSAAPSPTPVSSSSGSSGSVLGSGLVAPVSPYKPGHTVFPLPPAGMSYPGTLAGAYAGYPPQFLAHGVSLDPTKGNSLVGAQLSSLGCSSKSAASSPLTGASPPSVMTASLCRDPYCLSYHCASQLGASATCAHDLKSGYPLVYPSHALHGVSPPSLPGHPLYPYGFMLPNDPLPHVCNWVSATGPCDKRFSTSEELLGHLRTHTAFPGSADKLLPGYPSSSSLAAAAMACHMHMPPTGASPSPLTLRSPHHHPLGLSSSRYHPYSKSPLPSGGAPVPVPAATGHYYSPYALYGQRLTTASALGYQ